The following nucleotide sequence is from Gemmatimonadales bacterium.
AGCGCGGCGCCGCACCAGTGGCTGCTTCCGATAGCGCGCGGCGAGCGCCTGCCGCTGCTGGCCCACCTGCACGTGGTGTACGCGCAGCGCGACCGGTTCACCCTGGGCCTGCATCAGGCGACGCTCGCCGTTGGGGTGAGCCACGGCTGCATCGACGGATTGCTCGACGACGGCATGCCGCGCGAACGGACCCGCGTCATCTACAACGGCGTCGACGTGGACCTGCTCGCCCGGGGCGACGAGCGGGGCCTGCGCCACCGGCTCGGCATTCCGGACGACGCGGTGACGCTCACCCGCGTCGGCTCGCTGATTCACCGCAAAGGCGTGGACTTGATGCTCCGCGCCTTCGCCGAGCTGCGCCGAACCCATCCAAACGTGCACCTCCTCGTCGTGGGCGACGGGCCGGAGCGGCCGGCACTCGAGGCGCTGGCACGCGAGCTCGGGCTCGCGGACACGGCGCATTTCCTCGGCCTCGTGCCCTCCGCCGGCGCGGTGCTCCGAGATGCTACGGACATGGCCGTCTCGCCGGCGCGGGACGAGGGCTTCGGGCTCACCGTCATCGAGGCCGCCGCGTTCGGCCTGCCGATCATCGCGACGAACACCCCGGGCATGAACGAGATCCTGCGCGACGGCGAGAGCGGGCTCATCGTGCCGATCGAGGACGTGGCGGCGCTCGTGCGCGCGCTCGACGTCGCCATCCGCGATCCGGCGCTCCGCCACCGGCTCGGCGCGGCCGCACGCGCGACCGTGCAGGAGCGGTTTCTCATTTCGCGCTACGTCTCCGGGTTCGAGGCGACCTACACGGAGCTCCTGGCGAAGCCGCAGGCGGAGCTCGGATGGGGCGGCCCGAAGACGGGGCCGGTAGTGTACGGCCGGTGGCTCTCGGGAGTCGTACGGCGTAAGCTGCCCGGCGTGGCCCGAGGCGGCGGGCGCGTACCGGCGTGAGCACGAGCAGCGGGCTGGCGAGCAGCGGACTCAAGGGTCTGAGGATCGCGCAGCTCATCGCCTCCGACGGGCCCGGCGGTGCCGAGCGGATGCTCGCGGACCTTTCCGGCGCCCTCCGAGCCGGCGGAGCCGAGGTGGTGGCGTTCCTCCCAGCCAAGGGGGAGGGATGGCTCACGCGGCAACTTCAGTCGAGCGGCGTTGCCGTCGAGGGCTATCGGCTTGAGCGCGCGCTCTCCCCGAGTTTCGCGCGGTGGCTGGCCGGCGCGTTCGGCGCGCACAGAATCAATCTCGTGCACAGCCACGAATTCTCGTTCGCGGTGTACGGTGCGTGGTCGGCGCGGCTGGCCGGGATTCCGAACGTCATCACGATGCACGGCGGGCGCTACCACGCGGCGTACCTGCGCCGGCGCATCCTGATGCGATTGGCGACCGCTGCGAGCTGCCGGCTCGTAGCGGTATCCGAGCCGACGCGCGATGCATTGAGCCGGGATCTCCACCTCGCACCGTCGCGGATTACGCTGGTGCCGAACGGCGTCGCGTTCGAGCCGATGGCGCAATCGAGCATTCGCGCGGAGCTCGGGCTCGGGCCGATCGCGCGGATCGCTCTGGCGGTGGGGAATCTCTATCCCGTCAAGGGCCACACCCACCTCGTGGCCGCGCTCGGCCGCCTCACCCCGCGACATCCCGATCTGCACGTCGTGATCGCCGGACGCGGAGACTTGGCGGAGACCCTGGCCGCTGAGGCGCGCGAGCTCGGCGTCGCGGGCCGGGTCCATCTCGTCGGCCTCCGCTCCGACATCCCGAATCTGCTCGCAGGCGCCGATCTCTTCGTGCTTCCGTCGCTCTCCGAGGGGCTGCCCCTCGCGCTGCTCGAGGCGATGTTCGCCGGGCGGCCAATCGTCGCCTCGGCGGTCGGGGGCGTTCCGGCGGCACTCGGGGAGAACGGCGGCGTCGTGGTGCCGCCGGGCGATGCGGAGGCGCTCGCCGCGGCGATGGACCGCGTGCTCTCCGACGGCGAGCTGAGCGCGAGCTACGCTGCGAGCGCGCGCGCGCGTGCTGTTGCGGAGTTCGGTCTCGACGTGATGGTGTCGCGCTACGCGGCGCTCTACCGCGGGTGTCTGGGCCGGAGCGCGCAGCCGGCCGAGCCGAGCGCTCCCCGCTGACGCGCCGCTCTCGCCCGCCGCATCACTTCCCGGACAACCAGAGCCGCGATTCGCGGAAGAACGGCGCGGGGTCGCTCCAACGCAGGATTTCGTTGCGGTCGCCGGGGCGCCAGAGCGTGCCGAAGTCGAGCAGCGCACGCGCCCGACGCGGCGCGCCTGGCGGCAATGCGAGCTCGGCGTCGCTTCGGCGGAGTCTCGCAAGCAGGTGATCGACGTCGCCCCACCACCAGCGGCTCCTGACGCCGAGCTGGGCGTCGAGCACCGGCGCCGGGCGCCGGCCGAGGGCGCGATCGGCCAGCAGCGCGGGGAAGTCGACGCCCGCATCGATCGCGAGCTGGAGCGATCCCCAAAAGCGGCCGTTCACTTCCATCAGATACGGCGTGCCCGTCCGCTCGTCGAGCTTGTACTCGACCATGGCGACGCCCTGCCAACCGAATCGTTCGAGCAGCGCCCGCGACCGCGCCACCAGCTCCGGATCGGCGGCGATGCTCTCGCGATAGACGCTCACGCCTCCGGAAGGCGGTTTCTCCCTGAGGCGCCGATGCGCGAACTGCGCGACCAGCTCCCCGCGCCACAACAGCAGAAAGATCCCGACGCCGGGGCCAACGATCCGTTCCTGGAGAAGCACGGGATACGCGGCGGCTGGCAGGCCCTCGAGTGCCTGCGCCAATTCCGCGCGGCTCGCGGCGTGGGATACGCCGAGCTTGTATCGCCGCCCATCGGCCTCGGCGACCGAGCGGGCCGGCTTTGCGACGATGGGAAATCGCAGCCCGTCTTCGGGGATCGCCGCCAAATCGGCCACTTGGCGCAGCGTGTGCTGTGCGGGCACCGCAATACCGCAGGCCGGCGCTGCGTCGAGCAACAGCGCCTTGTTCGAGAGGTCGCGAAACGTCGCGAGATCGGGAAATGGAACCCGAGCCGGCGAAAGCGCCTCGCGCTGTGCGAGGAGCGCCAGCATCGCGGGCTCGGCGATCGGCAGCACGAGCGCGGCGCCTTCGCGCCGCACGAGCTCGGCGACGGCTTCGGCGAATTGCTCGGGTTGGTTGAGCGGTGGCGGCAGCGCGTGGTCCGCGGCGGCATAGCGCGACGCGCCGGCCAGCGAGCGCCCATCGGCCGAGGTGAGGATGCAGCGGTAGCCGCACCGCCCGAGCGAGCGCACGGTGGCCAGGGCGGCGCGCTGCTCACCGTCCGTGATGAGGACCGCTTCCTTCACCGGCACAGCAGGCCCGCGAGCCGGAGCGCGAACCCGCGCCGGGTGAGATTCGCCGGGACGTTGAGCCGTGGCAGCGTGAACCCTGGGCCACGCTCGGGGTCGAGCCATCCGCCATCGACGCGG
It contains:
- a CDS encoding glycosyltransferase, with translation MSTSSGLASSGLKGLRIAQLIASDGPGGAERMLADLSGALRAGGAEVVAFLPAKGEGWLTRQLQSSGVAVEGYRLERALSPSFARWLAGAFGAHRINLVHSHEFSFAVYGAWSARLAGIPNVITMHGGRYHAAYLRRRILMRLATAASCRLVAVSEPTRDALSRDLHLAPSRITLVPNGVAFEPMAQSSIRAELGLGPIARIALAVGNLYPVKGHTHLVAALGRLTPRHPDLHVVIAGRGDLAETLAAEARELGVAGRVHLVGLRSDIPNLLAGADLFVLPSLSEGLPLALLEAMFAGRPIVASAVGGVPAALGENGGVVVPPGDAEALAAAMDRVLSDGELSASYAASARARAVAEFGLDVMVSRYAALYRGCLGRSAQPAEPSAPR
- a CDS encoding ATP-grasp domain-containing protein; the encoded protein is MKEAVLITDGEQRAALATVRSLGRCGYRCILTSADGRSLAGASRYAAADHALPPPLNQPEQFAEAVAELVRREGAALVLPIAEPAMLALLAQREALSPARVPFPDLATFRDLSNKALLLDAAPACGIAVPAQHTLRQVADLAAIPEDGLRFPIVAKPARSVAEADGRRYKLGVSHAASRAELAQALEGLPAAAYPVLLQERIVGPGVGIFLLLWRGELVAQFAHRRLREKPPSGGVSVYRESIAADPELVARSRALLERFGWQGVAMVEYKLDERTGTPYLMEVNGRFWGSLQLAIDAGVDFPALLADRALGRRPAPVLDAQLGVRSRWWWGDVDHLLARLRRSDAELALPPGAPRRARALLDFGTLWRPGDRNEILRWSDPAPFFRESRLWLSGK
- a CDS encoding glycosyltransferase family 4 protein, with amino-acid sequence MTAPVPILFTHYGEDWIRGSERCLLDLLTHIDRARFRPILWCNAAALAREAGALDVPVHQSKFSILLHWTPPRYAIGRYLALVREGRRIVRQHGIRLLHSNSAAPHQWLLPIARGERLPLLAHLHVVYAQRDRFTLGLHQATLAVGVSHGCIDGLLDDGMPRERTRVIYNGVDVDLLARGDERGLRHRLGIPDDAVTLTRVGSLIHRKGVDLMLRAFAELRRTHPNVHLLVVGDGPERPALEALARELGLADTAHFLGLVPSAGAVLRDATDMAVSPARDEGFGLTVIEAAAFGLPIIATNTPGMNEILRDGESGLIVPIEDVAALVRALDVAIRDPALRHRLGAAARATVQERFLISRYVSGFEATYTELLAKPQAELGWGGPKTGPVVYGRWLSGVVRRKLPGVARGGGRVPA